The following coding sequences are from one Diprion similis isolate iyDipSimi1 chromosome 9, iyDipSimi1.1, whole genome shotgun sequence window:
- the LOC124410685 gene encoding structural maintenance of chromosomes protein 4 has translation MASRNQCNTDYSDEEMETEPSDNGGVDSDDEGGVRIDDDIYIPPPPKPISEVDENGPRIMITKIVNHNFKSYAGKQVIGPFHKCFSAIIGPNGSGKSNVIDSMLFVFGYRASKIRSKKISVLIHNSSEHPNCSSCTVAVHFQTIIDKPGHEYDVVPNSEIVISRTAFKDNSSFYQLNGKKVQFKEVAKVLRECGVDLDYNRFLILQGEVEQIAMMKPKGQTNNDTGMLEFLEDIIGTVRYKEPLEKLSEKIELLTENRAEHLNRLQVVEKEKEELEEPMQQAVRYLKCENKIAKLQHQLYHCKRLRAQDECTEKELKKVEMDNDCQKLMDEMSLVKTQKNEKQAEMKEKCKKWDVLQNKKDQLTAKYEEIKKKDEQLHAELVETNKRRKANMTSVKTEKEKLEGLSKVPEKNAKDIAECEALHERCIADREKAEATLATLMNGLKKKTEPLLEQRRLLETELMSLRKNVDQARGNLEIAQSSLRLYTSAEVSEKAKLEELQESLKNTNDLLRQRKEQIKVFDTKIPATEKSLAEAQREFDTVKQRDLSATAQLRNTRIRVEEQRSAMNASKSRNRVLDALMQQKRQGNIPGIRGRLGDLGAIDSKYDVAISTACGPLDNIVVDTVDTAQRCIAFLRQNDIGRATFIALEKQQRLWSECRERIATPENVPRLFDLIRVEDEEVLPAFYYGLRNTLVARDLDQATRIAYGEQRHRVVTLKGELIETSGTMSGGGRTSLQGRMGQSIVRAEPCAADVEKLQVDLDKIYEECNQLKDRQHQLEPQIDSLSRSLTDMKMDREKYSIEVQSLTKQKPSLESQLKIQEKKAAESVSNPNEVKKMTKAVESAAKELEKAESDSKSTEHEVDKINQEIEEIAGGKVKSQQKNITDLSKKIDKARGEICRLQVAIKTAERDSKKVAQQIETLETSVHTCENKIREIQQEKVSFETKAKELLESLNEVTEELVERDESLATFKAELNALQERENKMKAVKIELDQQIREMNKVLESCQQKIPEYTRKISSLKLQPIPGESVQEFEEIPEEEVRQLDPKMVAELIEKTKERLPAEIPNMQLIKEYFEKDALYVRRAQELEEITVHRNKLRDIFEDSRRRRTHEFLAGFLIITSKLKEMYQMITLGGDAELELVDSLDPFNEGIVFSVRPPKKSWKNISNLSGGEKTLSSLALVFALHHYKPTPLYFMDEIDAALDFKNVSIVGNYIKERTKNAQFIVISLRSNMFELADYLVGIYKTYNCTKCAILDVGKYCDENNIHFPTPNLNKDYYSSTQGSKPYSQSILSKQSTNTKENRPTIIPESSSSSSSSSSVVDSELRLPELGLCPSPKRLTTTVRDRRSAEVEESKEKAPGEPSTKRRKL, from the exons ATGGCCAGTAGAAACCAATGCAACACCGATTACTCCGATGAAGAGATGGAGACGGAGCCTTCGGATAACGGAGGCGTCGACAGCGACGACGAGGGCGGCGTCAGAATAGACGATGATATTTATATACCTCCGCCACCTAAGCCGATAAGCGAAGTGGACGAAAATGGGCCTAGAATAATGATAACGAAGATAGTTAAtcataatttcaaaagttatgCTGGCAAACAAGTAATCGGACCATTTCACAAG TGTTTCTCAGCGATAATCGGACCCAATGGTAGCGGTAAAAGTAATGTAATCGATTCGATGCTATTCGTTTTTGGGTACAGAGCAAGCAAGATAAGGTCCAAAAAGATATCTGTACTTATTCATAACTCAAGTGAACATCCGAACTGCTCGAGTTGTACTGTGGCTGtacattttcaaacaataatcGATAAG CCAGGACATGAATACGATGTTGTTCCAAACAGTGAGATTGTTATATCCAGGACAGCATTTAAAGATAATTCATCTTTTTATCAACTAAACGGGAAAAAAGTGCAATTCAAAGAAGTTGCTAAAGTACTAAGAGAGTGTGGTGTTGATCTAGACTACAATCGATTCCTAATTCTTCAG gGTGAAGTGGAACAAATAGCAATGATGAAACCAAAAGGCCAGACGAATAATGACACGGGTATGCTTGAGTTCTTGGAAGACATTATTGGTACGGTTCGGTACAAAGAGccgttggaaaaattatcagaaaaaaTTGAGTTGTTGACTGAAAATAGAGCTGAACATCTCAATCGACTGCAGGTCGtggagaaggaaaaggaagagcTGGAAGAGCCTATGCAGCAAGCTGTACGATATTTGAAATGCGAAAATAAGATTGCAAAACTTCAGCATCAGTTGTATCATTGCAAAAG ATTACGTGCCCAAGACGAATGTactgaaaaagaattaaagaaGGTGGAAATGGATAATGATTGCCAGAAGCTCATGGATGAAATGAGTCTAGTCAAAACgcagaagaatgaaaaacaagcagaaatgaaagaaaaatgtaaaaaatgggATGTCTTGCAAAACAAAAAGGACCAGTTGACTGCAAAGtacgaagaaataaaaaaaaaggatgaacagTTGCATGCAGAATTGGTGGAAACTAATAAAAGGCGGAAGGCCAACATGACATCAGTTAAAACG GAGAAGGAAAAGCTTGAAGGACTGAGCAAAGTGCCGGAAAAGAATGCTAAGGATATCGCAGAGTGTGAGGCATTGCATGAGCGCTGTATAGCTGATCGTGAAAAGGCTGAAGCAACCCTGGCAACACTTATGAATggtctgaaaaagaaaactgaacCGCTGCTGGAACAGCGAAGATTGCTGGAAACGGAATTAATGTCGctgagaaaaaatgttgatcaaGCAAGAGGTAATCTGGAAATTGCTCAGTCCAGTCTTCGGTTGTACACGTCAGCAGAAGTATCGGAGAAAGCGAAGCTTGAGGAATTGCAGGAGtcgttaaaaaatacaaatgacTTATTACGGCAAAGAAAGGAACAAATAAAAGTGTTTGACACTAAAATACCGGCTACGGAAAAAAGCTTGGCGGAAGCTCAGAGAGAATTTGACACAGTTAAACAACGAGACCTATCAGCGACGGCTCAATTAAGAAATACAAGAATTCGAGTTGAAGAACAAAGATCAGCCATGAATGCCAGCAAGTCTAGAAACAGGGTGTTGGATGCCCTCATGCAGCAGAAAAGACAAGGCAATATCCCTGGAATCAGAGGCAGGCTG GGTGATCTTGGTGCCATAGATAGCAAGTATGACGTAGCCATTTCAACAGCATGCGGGCCATTAGACAACATTGTTGTGGATACAGTCGATACTGCTCAACGTTGCATAGCATTTCTGCGGCAAAATGATATCGGGCGGGCGACTTTCATTGCTCTGGAAAAGCAGCAAAGGTTGTGGTCCGAATGCAGAGAAAGGATAGCCACGCCAGAAAATGTTCCCAGGCTTTTTGATCTTATCAGGGTCGAGGACGAGGAAGTTCTCCCAGCGTTTTATTATGGTCTAAGAAACACCTTAGTCGCTCGTGATCTGGACCAAGCTACAAGAATTGCTTACGGCGAGCAAAGACATAGAGTCGTCACCTTGAAGGGAGAGCTAATTGAGACGTCAG GAACGATGAGCGGTGGTGGACGTACCTCTCTCCAAGGTAGGATGGGCCAAAGCATTGTTAGAGCTGAACCATGTGCAGCTGATGTTGAAAAGTTGCAAGTTGatcttgataaaatttatgagGAGTGCAACCAACTTAAGGATCGACAGCACCAGCTTGAACCGCAAATCGACTCGCTATCCAGATCACTGACTGACATGAAAATGGACAGAGAGAAATACTCGATTGAAGTACAG TCTCTGACGAAACAGAAACCATCTTTAGAATCACAgctgaaaattcaagaaaagaaAGCTGCTGAGAGTGTCTCAAATCCAAATGAGGTAAAGAAAATGACCAAAGCAGTGGAATCTGCTGCAAAAGAACTTGAAAAAGCAGAGAGTGATTCAAAGTCAACGGAACATGAAgtagataaaataaatcaagaaattgaagaaatagcTGGGGGCAAGGTAAAAAGTcagcaaaaaaatatcactgatttgtcgaaaaaaatcgataaggCTAGGGGAGAAATATGCAGGCTACAAGTTGCTATTAAAACTGCAGAAAG GGATTCAAAAAAAGTGGCACAGCAAATTGAAACGTTGGAAACCAGCGTTCATacctgtgaaaataaaattcgtgaAATACAGCAAGAAAAAGTTAGTTTCGAAACGAAAGCTAAGGAGCTCTTAGAGTCTCTGAACGAAGTGACAGAAGAACTTGTGGAAAGAGACGAAAGTTTGGCAACTTTCAAAGCAGAGTTGAATGCTTTGCAAGAACgcgagaataaaatgaaagccGTTAAAATTGAGCTAGACCAGCAAATCAGAGAGATGAATAAGGTTCTTGAATCGTGTCaacaaaaaattcctgaaTATACGAGAAAG ATTTCCTCATTAAAACTTCAACCTATTCCTGGTGAAAGTGTACAGGAATTTGAGGAAATCCCAGAGGAAGAGGTCCGCCAATTGGATCCTAAAATGGTTGCCGAGCTAAtagagaaaacaaaagaaag GCTCCCAGCAGAAATTCCGAACATGCAATTGATTAaggaatatttcgaaaaagatGCTCTCTATGTGCGTCGTGCCCAGGAGCTGGAAGAAATTACAGTTCACAGAAACAAGCTGCGAGATATATTCGAGGATAGCAGGCGTCGTAGAACTCATGAATTTCTTGCTGGTTTTCTGATTATTACAAGTAAATTGAAGGAGATGTATCAGATGATCACTCTTGGAGGTGATGCTGAGTTGGAACTGGTCGATTCCTTGGATCCTTTCAACGAAGGAATTGTTTTCAG TGTTAGGCCCCCGAAAAAGTCGTGGAAAAATATCAGCAACCTCAGCGGCGGTGAAAAAACTCTCAGCTCTTTGGCTCTAGTTTTTGCGTTACATCATTACAAGCCTACACCGTTATATTTTATGGACGAGATAGATGCAGCTTtggattttaaaaatgtgTCGATTGTTGGTAATTACATAAAG GAACGAACAAAAAATGCTCAATTTATAGTTATTTCCTTGCGATCCAACATGTTTGAACTAGCTGATTATTTGGTTGGGATATACAAAACTTATAACTGCACAAAGTGCGCCATACTGGATGTAGGAAAATATTGTGATGAGAACAACATCCACTTTCCAACACCGAACCTAAACAAAGATTACTACAGCTCTACACAGGGATCAAAGCCGTACAGTCAGTCAATATTGTCGAAACAGAGCACAAATACTAAAGAAAATCGGCCTACTATCATCCCTGAGTCATCCTCAAGCTCAAGCTCGAGCTCGTCTGTCGTAGACTCGGAAttgag ATTACCCGAATTAGGGTTGTGCCCTTCGCCAAAAAGATTGACAACAACTGTTCGTGATAGAAGATCTGCAGAAGTTGAAGAGAGTAAAGAGAAGGCGCCTGGCGAACCAAGTACCAAACGACGTAAATTATGA